A region of the Bacillus sp. NP247 genome:
GTATATGAAAGAGAAACATCGCCATGGATTCGGCAACAAGGAGGTTCATTAGATATTCATCACGATTCCGGACAAGAGGCGCTTAAAGAAGCAGGATTGTTAGAACAATTTAATGAATTTGCTAGATATGAGGGAGAAGATTTTCGTTTATTTGATAAGAACGGAAAAATATATTTAGATGAAGTAGCGGATCCTAATGGCGGGGATCGTCCAGAAATTGATCGAGGCACTTTACGTGAATTACTTTTAAATTCTGTTGATCCGGAATGTATACATTGGGGCTATAACTTAACAAAAGCCATTTCTATAGAAAATGGTATACATGAACTGCATTTTGAAAATGGACATGTAGACACTGTTGATTTAGTGGTAGCAGCAGATGGTGCCTTCTCTCGAATTCGTCCACTTGTCACAAATTCTATACCACAATATACTGGAATTAGCATGGTAGAATTGAATTTGAAAAATGTAACGAAAAATCATCCTCAGATGGCGAAATTCAATCGACGTGGCAAAGTATTTGCACTTGCGGAGCATAAAGGAATTCTTGCGCAATTAAATGGAGATGACAGTATTCGCGTATATTTAAGTTTTAGAACAGATAAAAAATGGCTTGATAATTGTGGAATTCCATTTGAAAATTTAGAAGAAGCAAAACATCAACTTCTACAGTATTTCGAAGACTGGGATGAAACACTTAAAAATTATATTCGATGTGCAGATGGTGCGATTTTTCCTAGACGAATTTATATGTTACCTGTTGGACTAACTTGGAAAAGTACGCCTGGTGTTACTTTAATTGGTGATGCAGCTCATTTAATGTCTCCATTTGCGGGTGAAGGTGTGAACCTTGCGATGCGTGATGCGGCAGAGCTTGCATTATCTCTTATAAAACACGATGATTGGAACAAAGCGATTGAAAGTTATGAAGAAAAAATGTACGATTATTCTTCTCAATCCGCTGAAGTGTCAAATGATAATCTGGAGATTTGTTTCTCAGAGGATGCTGCTATGAAAATGTATAATCTTATGAATCAACTTCATGAGCAACAATAAAAAAATATTTACTAAAGGAGAACTATGGAAGAACAAACGAATATTACTAGTCGTCGTTCACGACCAGCAAAAGAACCGTTAAGTAAGGAAATCATTGTGAAGACTGCTTATGACCTATTAGAGTCTGAAGGTATTTCTGGCCTTAGTATGCGTAAAATTGCAAAAGTATTAGATACCGGGCCGTCTTCTTTATATGTATACGTAAAAAATGCTGATGAATTAAGAGCGTATGTATTAGATTATGGTCTAGGGAAAATTGAAATAACAGATGAGAAAAATGAACCATGGAAAAAAGAGCTATTTGCACTTGTACATTCATATTTTCGAATTTTATTCGACTCTTCTGGAATGGCAGAATTAGCTTTAATGACAATTCCAATTGGACCAAATTCTTTAGCCCTTACTGAACAGATTTTGCGTCAGTTACATGAAGGTGGGGTTAATGCAAGAGGATCGGCGTGGGGAGTAGATATTTTACTGTTATATGCTGCTTCGGTCGCATATGAACAAACAGCTCGCAAAGAAAAAGGTACCACTCTTGACTCAATTCGTGCTTCATATGAGACTTTAGATACAAAAAGGTATCCAATGATTGTAAGTCTAAAAGAAGATATGTTATCTGGTGGAGAAGAACGATTCCGCTGGGGATTAGAAGTTGTTTTGCAAGGTATTTTACATGCGCAATAATATAATTAGTTTAAAACAGAGAGCTAAATGAGCGGCACTCTGTTTTTTTGAAAGAAAAATATGATATCTGTGTCCGCAAACCACATTGTTAATTAATTTCAACATCTCTTTTTATACGATAGTAATAGACAACTTACACAATATACCCCTGATAACAAAGAGGTTAAATGATTGAAGTGCTAATATATCAAGGTATAGATTTACTTTTAGGTAAAATAGAATACTTAGAAGTGAAAACCTTTGGGATAAAAGATGGTAATAGAGTTGTTAGTCACAAATTAATTATATTAAAAGACTTTGTACCCGATTATCTAACTATTGATAAAATCATGATGAGACTCTTTATAACAGCTAAGAGATGTATTGAAGGTGAGAATAAGGAACTGCTTTTTTGGTAGTTAAGATACAGATAGAATAAAAAACACTAGATCTTTAAAATCTAGTGTTTTTTTATTAGTTCACTTTCTTTATAAAACCTTTATAATGACGCTTCACAAGTTGACTTTCTAACGTCTTCATCGTTTCTAATGCAACACCTACGATGATTAGTAAACTTGTACCACCGATTTGAGCAGATGGTGGTAATGTAGCGATTTTTGTAAATACAAGCGGTAATATTGAAATTGCTCCTAAGAAAATCGCACCGATAAATGTTAAACGGTATAAAATTTTTGTTACATACTGTTCTGTAGATTTACCTGGACGAATACCTGGGACATATCCGTTTTGCTTTTTCAAATTCTCAGCCATTTGTTCAGGATTTACTTGAATAAATGCGTAGAAGTATGTGAAAGCAACGATAAGACCAACATAAAGCGTCATTCCAAACGGATGTGCAAAATCAAGATTCGCAATTAACCATTTAGATACGCTCGAGTCAGGGAAGAGCTGCGCAATTGTACGCGGCGTCATTAAAAACGCTGAAGCAAAGATTACTGGAATAACTCCTGCACTATTTACTTTAAGAGGTAAATGAGTATTTTTTGCTCCTTGATATTGATTGTTTCCTGAAACAGCTTTTGCATATTGAATCGGTATTTTTCGAACTGCTTGTTGGATGTAAATAACACCAACAACAATTGCTAAAATTACGAGTCCAATTAAGACCATTTTTATAATGTGCATAAATAACTGATCGCCTGCGTTTTGGAATTGTTGTAAATAAATTTGATTTGCGACATTTGGAATCGCCGCAACAAGTCCTGCGAAGATAATCATTGAGATTCCATTACCAACACCGTTAGCGGTAATTTGTTCACCTAACCAAAGTAAAAATGCAGTACCAGCAGTTAAAACTGTCGCGATAAATAAGTATGTAGTCCAGCTTGTATCTGTTATTAATTGTCCGCCTGCTATATTATTAAAGCCATAAGACATCCCAATGGCTTGTATGAATGCGAGAATGATTGTAAAGTATCGAGTGAATTGAGCTGATTTCTTACGGCCCATTTCTCCTTGCTTTGCCCATTCTGTAAATTTAGGTACAACGTCCATTTGTAGTAATTGTACAATAATAGAAGCTGTAATATATGGTGTGATACCCACAGCAAAGATTGAGAAGTGTTGAAGTGCTCCTCCGCCAAATACGTTCAGCATGCCTAAAACGTTGGCTTGATCTTGTACTTTTAATACCTCTGCGTTAGTGTGAGGAACTGGAATAAACGTGCCAATTCGAAAAACAATTAACATCGCTAGTGTAAAAAGAATTTTGTTTCTTATCTCAGCTACTCTCATAAAATTTGAAATCGTACGAAACATCATGTCGCCTCCTGTATTTTTATCAGTTCAATAAAACCGATTATTATATCCCGATGAAGTAACCACAAACCTCCTTCCGCATTAAATTCATTTGACAAATGGAATTTTATACATTTTGTAGTTTTCACGGATATAAATATACAAGTGTTTATATAAGCGATAGATTATCTTCGTAATCATTCAATACCCATAATATAACTAATAAATTAGCAAATGTACATACATACGCATGAAAAATGCATGAATAGAGCGATTTTTTACATGTATTTAACGCTAGAACGACGAGAAATGGATAACTCCTCAAGTATATGAATGCTTGAGGAGTTTCTTATAATAAAAAAAGAAAAGACGCCATAAGGTGCCTTTCTCTGACTTGACCCACTTTTTTAGAAACCGAATTCTTCACCAAAGTCACTGCAAGAACCGCAGTAACTCATAATTCCTCCTAATTCAAACGTAACAATTTATGAGTATAAGAATATTTTCTGACCTTTAATCAAATGTAAAATTAGTAAGGAACTTATTTTATGGAAAAATGTTAACTAAAAAAGAGGTAGAAGTGATCATTTGAATAAATTAATATTATCGTTTTTATTGGCTGCATTCTGTCTAAATATTGCAGGATGTTCTAATGATATGGCTACACTAAGGAATAAGTCTAAACCTTCAACATCTGTGAAGGCTAAATGTATCAACAAAGCATGGTACAAAAAACATATGTTATGTAATAGTTTAAAGAAACTTTAAATAGTTGATGATGAAGGTCATAAAGAAAAGACACCCATATAAAAGTGTCTTTTCCGATAGCTTTTTTAGCAGAAGCAAGATGCCCCAACTATGATTAATAAAATAAATAACACAACTAATAAAGCAAATCCTCCAGCAAAGCCGCCACCGCCGCAACTACCACCAAATCCCATAATAGTTCCTCCTTTAGATAAGAGGCGAAAACAAGAGGCCACTCATGTATTTTAACGGGTTCACTTTTCTTTATTTTTATAGGAATCTAGCCACATCGCTATCAAGTTAAGAAAAGCAAGTACCCCGAAACAAGAAAATTGGCATCTCCAGGTGAAAATGTACAATTTCTTGTTACAAGTTAGTACAAAATTTCGTTCTGGGGTACTGTGAAATTTTAGCTTGATGGGCATGTGGTGGTACCTCTACTAGATTACGTTCATGTGACATTAAGTAGTTCCTCCCAGTCTTTGAACGTTAATTTGTTGGTTATATGCTTTAGTTCATTAGGGACAACAATAGGGCGCATTATTTGAATTTTGTACAATTATGCAGAGAGTGTGGGGATCATCTTATAAATAAAAGCTCAACTCTCAAAAGGGTGAGAGTTGAGCCTGTGGATGTAGCTACTGAGTTCTCGGGTTGATGAAAACCAGTAACCAAATAAAATAATATCATGAGTGTTCGGAAGAAACATTGGATAAATGTTTCCAATATTTTAAATAATAGTTAATCGATTTTAAATGAACAAAAGCGTTATTTGAATAGAAAAGTAATGCGGAGATAAATAAGACCGCTCCTTTTATCGGAACGGTCGTACAAATAACCTGTGCTGGAGATTGCATCAAATGGCATAAGACGTTTTCTCTAAACAGTTTGTACAAGAAATTTTATGATTATACATAAAAACAGCAGGCAACAGTTTAAGTTGCCCGCTATGTTCTTGCACGGCACGGAGGAGCACTTTCCGTTTTGAAAGAGTGCAGCCTGGGAGAGACCGGATTAGAGGTAGTATGTGTAATACAAAAAAAGATTATCCGTAAAGGGGAATGAGAGATGGACAAGCAAAAGCGGATTGAAATCGTTATTTCATAGTAAGTAAAAAAGAGCATACATATAAGCATGCTCTTAGATAAGAAAGGTGGATTTCTATGAGTGGATAATCCCCATACAATAACATATGCTTGTCCAGTTAAAAGTTGAAAAGAATTTTAACAAAAACGCTATTTAATAGAAAGTAAAAATGAAAAAATAGCACTGTATATAAATGCTCTTTGTAAAGAGAATTCCATGAGGGGAAAATCCTTATGTTAATAATATATGCTCGTCCAATCTAATGGTGATAAGCTAATGAAAATTTCATTTTGTCATAAATAAAAAGGCGGTTGTTTCCGCAACCACCTTTTAGTAAAATAAAGCACTTTCTCAGAAATAAATTATGTATGATCCTGAAAAAAGTTATAGGTTATTATAATCCAATTTTTATAATTCAAGTGACGAGCTTAAGTTATAAGAAAGGAATGAGTCCATTATATGAATACTTGTCTGAAAAGGTCACAAATAAAAGTGCAGCTAGCAAAAGCTAACTGCTCCAACCATGGAATATGGTTAAGAAATGGGTTTTCTATACTATTGACGGAATATTGGGTTTTATTCAGAGGGAAAGAAGTAGGATATTAACCAGGATAGGTGCCAATTCATATCCTGTAAGTAATAAATTAATGACGGGATAGATTGAGAATGGATGATCCGATTAAGGAGATAGTTGGCGCCTGGTTTGTTACAGTAGGGACAATTATTGCTGCGCTTGGGAGTACACCTTTAAAAAGGTTGAACAGTGAATTAAGAAAAGACTTGAGCATATGTGGCAATGTATTACAGGCAACGGGGAACGGTCTGGAAGCTGATGGACAAGGAGAAATATCCTTTGAATTGATTGGTCACGGAATCCAATCAATTGGTAATGTAACGGTTCTAACAGGACTCATTATAAATTTTGAAGATGAAACGCAAAAAAAATTAGTAATTGCAGGGAATTGGGTACAGGCATTAGGCGGTGTTACAGCAATAGGTGGGGAAATAGAGGATAGTTCAAATATAGATGAATCTTATAACATTGTCGGAAATATGTTACAAGCGACTGGTAATTCATTACAGGCAATAGGGGGGATAGATGAATTGAAAGCTAGTCGGGATAAAGTGGAGGGAATTTCGAAAGGTGATGAGGAGGATGGGCAGCTTATAGTGATTATGGGGAGTTGGGTCCAAGCAGTCGGTTCAGTAGTTTCATTAATTGGTCAAATAAGAGAAGAAAGCCAAGAGATAGAAGAAAATAATTCATAGAGGATTTAATAAAATAATCCTTTTAATAGAGGACGAGGAATAACAATGGGACTAGGAAACCGTGGAATGGCATTTGAAATGCTTATCAATCTAGCGAATAAAATGTATCAAAGAGGGGGAGTGGCGTTTATAAACAAGCGTCTGACTCCTGTGAAGGTGTTAAAGAGTAAAGGTGGCCGCGTACTAAATGGATTCTATGAAGCTAAAAGTACAGTAGAATTTATCTATCAAAAGAAGAAGCAAAACAATATATTTATACGAAATATGGGAACGATATCAAGTTTATTTCTGAACCGGAAGTTAAGGAAGTTATTTTTGTTGATGAAAATAATGGACAAGCTAGCAATGCATGCCAAGTTACATTTGAAGCTGCAACACCAAACTATGTTTCTAAAACTTATTTAGTAAATGCCCAAAATGGTGATATGTTAAAGAATATGGTACAAGAATCTAATTTAAAAGCAAATGAAAAACTAGTTGGAGCCTTAAAGGAAAGTAAAAAAAGCAGTCTTACATCATTAACTGGAACAGGAAAAGATGATTTAGGTATATCTCGTACACTTCTAATTTCAAAGAATTAAAATCAGCATGTATTCGAGTGGCAACAAATAAATATGGGGCGAATACAGCTGAAGTTCAAGCAGTGCAAAAGGCATTTGATGCAGCAAAAATTAAGTAAGTTAGATATATAGTTTTCATTCATATATTAATACATTATGAAAAATAGCTAATGTCACTTTAAGGATAATAGCTGTTTTTTTATGTGGCAATGCATTAGTGAAAATAGACTTACTAATTAATAGTAACGCTGTCTATCTTCAATAAGTTGCGAGAAATATACAAGATGTAAAGTATATAAAAATAGAAAATTAATAATATATTGACCTCTTAATAGTAAGTGCTATAGAATGAAAGCGATAACAAACGATTGCTTTAAAATGATTTCCCTGATCTTTTAGTATTTACAAATATATGAAGGCATAAAGAAATCTATTTTTTAAGTTTTAATGCAAGCGCTTTCGTATTAAAAGATCATTGAAATACATACATGAAAATAGCCAATATGGGGGTGAAGTAAAAGAGATTTCTAGATTAATTTAAGTAGGGTAATTTAGACGAGCATATAAATCGCTCGTACTATTTAAAGAAAGGGTGTATGTGGTGCAAATGACCAAAAGACTAATTAACAAATCAGTTTTATTACTTACTATAATCGTTATGTTATCCTCTGTTTTCTCATTTCAGAATGTGAAGGCCGTTTCAAATTCGAAAACAACTGAAATTATCATTCATTACAAAGAGCAGCCTGGAAATACAAAAGACTGGAATCTTTGGATGTGGGGAGAAAATGCAAATGGTAAATCTTATGAATTTACTGGTGAAGATGAATTTGGAAAATACGCAAAGATTAAAGTAGATGGTGACTATAATCGTGTAGGATTTATCATTCGTACGAATGAGTGGGAAAAAGATGGTGGGGATCGTTGGATTGAAAATATAAAGGACGGTCGTGCTGAAGTATGGATTCTTTCGGGTGATGAAAAAGTATATAACTTTAAGCCTTCTTCGGATCTCTCAATTCAAAAAGCTACTATTGATAGTTTTAATGAAATCACTGTAACGACTAATGTTCCGTTTAATAGTAAGGAACAGAAAATTGAAATTGAGGGCATTAAAGTTAAGGAAATTAATCCTTTTGATAAAAATGGTGGAGATATTACTAATAAGGTGAAAATAATTACGGAACAGAAAATTGATTTAAAACGGACATACAAAGTTAA
Encoded here:
- a CDS encoding NAD(P)/FAD-dependent oxidoreductase; translation: MMERKNKGEKRIAIIGAGPGGLTLARILQKHGLKCVVYERETSPWIRQQGGSLDIHHDSGQEALKEAGLLEQFNEFARYEGEDFRLFDKNGKIYLDEVADPNGGDRPEIDRGTLRELLLNSVDPECIHWGYNLTKAISIENGIHELHFENGHVDTVDLVVAADGAFSRIRPLVTNSIPQYTGISMVELNLKNVTKNHPQMAKFNRRGKVFALAEHKGILAQLNGDDSIRVYLSFRTDKKWLDNCGIPFENLEEAKHQLLQYFEDWDETLKNYIRCADGAIFPRRIYMLPVGLTWKSTPGVTLIGDAAHLMSPFAGEGVNLAMRDAAELALSLIKHDDWNKAIESYEEKMYDYSSQSAEVSNDNLEICFSEDAAMKMYNLMNQLHEQQ
- a CDS encoding TetR/AcrR family transcriptional regulator → MEEQTNITSRRSRPAKEPLSKEIIVKTAYDLLESEGISGLSMRKIAKVLDTGPSSLYVYVKNADELRAYVLDYGLGKIEITDEKNEPWKKELFALVHSYFRILFDSSGMAELALMTIPIGPNSLALTEQILRQLHEGGVNARGSAWGVDILLLYAASVAYEQTARKEKGTTLDSIRASYETLDTKRYPMIVSLKEDMLSGGEERFRWGLEVVLQGILHAQ
- the secY gene encoding preprotein translocase subunit SecY gives rise to the protein MFRTISNFMRVAEIRNKILFTLAMLIVFRIGTFIPVPHTNAEVLKVQDQANVLGMLNVFGGGALQHFSIFAVGITPYITASIIVQLLQMDVVPKFTEWAKQGEMGRKKSAQFTRYFTIILAFIQAIGMSYGFNNIAGGQLITDTSWTTYLFIATVLTAGTAFLLWLGEQITANGVGNGISMIIFAGLVAAIPNVANQIYLQQFQNAGDQLFMHIIKMVLIGLVILAIVVGVIYIQQAVRKIPIQYAKAVSGNNQYQGAKNTHLPLKVNSAGVIPVIFASAFLMTPRTIAQLFPDSSVSKWLIANLDFAHPFGMTLYVGLIVAFTYFYAFIQVNPEQMAENLKKQNGYVPGIRPGKSTEQYVTKILYRLTFIGAIFLGAISILPLVFTKIATLPPSAQIGGTSLLIIVGVALETMKTLESQLVKRHYKGFIKKVN
- a CDS encoding YjcZ family sporulation protein, whose product is MGFGGSCGGGGFAGGFALLVVLFILLIIVGASCFC
- a CDS encoding DUF6944 family repetitive protein, translating into MDDPIKEIVGAWFVTVGTIIAALGSTPLKRLNSELRKDLSICGNVLQATGNGLEADGQGEISFELIGHGIQSIGNVTVLTGLIINFEDETQKKLVIAGNWVQALGGVTAIGGEIEDSSNIDESYNIVGNMLQATGNSLQAIGGIDELKASRDKVEGISKGDEEDGQLIVIMGSWVQAVGSVVSLIGQIREESQEIEENNS